TATGGTTCGCCGGACTGGGAAGGGGCTTTCCACCGGCGAATATACTCGATGATCACCAAATCCAGCAGAAGATTCATGGGAAACCGCGAGCAGAGGTCCAGGTTGCCGAAGTAGCAGTCCGTCATATGCCCCTTCAGCACGAGGTCCGCCATCTTTTCCAACCGGTTGGGGTGCGGGCCAGTGAGACTGATCATCTTGACGCCGTTCGCTTTCAGCGTGCGGGCAAAATGCAAAATGCTCTGCGTTTCACCGCTGTAGGAGACGAGAAATGCCAGATCATCTCCTGTCATCGATTGGGCGGTCACCTCCAGGTCGTCCCAATCGGTCCGGGCGTTGCACCATTTGCCGGCAAAGGTCAGTTTTTTGGCCGCGTCCAGGCAAGGAAACAGGGAGTTGCCCACGCCGAAAAACTCAATTCTCGGGCTTTCGCGGATGAGCGCGGCCGCTTGCCGGATTTTTTCGTAGTCCAGTTGGCGGATCGTCTCTTCAAAATCCCGGCGAAACCGGTCCACGTGTTTCTGCAAGGGAAAGGTCTCCGGAGCGCCGTTGCCGCCGGGCTCCTTCAGGAGCTCCTGCTGAAGGGCGTATTTCAGTTCCTGAAATCCCCGAAACCCGAGAGCCTGGCATGTCCGGCTGATGGTCGCCGTGGAGACGAACAGGGTTTTGGCCAGCTCCTCCGCCTTGCAGCGGATGACCCGTTCGGGATGATCAAACAGGTAGTCCAGCACCCGTTGCTCCAAGGGGCTCAGGTTTTGCCGCTCCGGCATCCACCGTTTCAACAAATGCCTCATCCGTCGTTCCCGCTCCCCGGTGATGATCCTTTTCAGTATACCACGAAAAAGAAAACTGCTGACGGATATCCCGTCAGCAGCGGAACGACGGCGGTGAAAAGTCTAATCGCCGAGATCCCGGTGCAGTTGATCCACCGCCGTCTTCATCCGTTTCAGTCCCTCAAGCACCTTGGAGCGGGGACAGCCGACATTCATGCGCAAAAAGGAGGCCGTATTTGCTCCGTATACGCTTCCGGGCATGATCGCCACTTTTCCCCGGCGGATCAGGGCCTCCTGCAACTCCTCTTCCGTGAAGGGAGTGCGGGATGCGTCGATCCATGCCAGATAGGTGGCTTCCGGCATGGTAAATCGAAATTCCGGCAAGTGGCGCCTTAAAAAGGAGGAGACGGCTTTCATGTTGTCCTGAAGATACTCCACCAGGGAATCCACCCAATCCTCGGCGTGGTTGTATCCCTCGATCGTCGCCAGGGTCCCCGGAATGCTGGCGCTGGAAAGGCCGTCCCGCTCCTTCAGGGTCGTCAAAAAGCGGCGGCGGATGTCGGGATTCGGGAGAATCGCATAGGAGCCTCCCAGTCCGGGGATGTTGAAGGTTTTCGAGGCCGAGGTGCAGAGGAAGACCCCTTCGAGGTGGCCGTCGGCGACCTGCGTGATGGGAATGTGGCGTCCGGGGGCGTAGACGATGTCCATGTGGATTTCATCGGAGATGACGGCTACCCGGTGTTTCCGGCAAAGACGGATCACCTCTTCCAGCTCCCATCTCCGCCAGACCCTTCCCGTCGGGTTGTGGGGACTGCACCACAGCAGGATTTTCGCCTTCGGATGGGCGAGCTTTTTCTCCAAATCGGCAAAATCGAGCTCATACCGGCCCTGGACATCCTTCAGTTCATTGGGGACCCACCGGCGCCGGAGGGCTTTCACCATGGGATGAAAGGCATCGTAGGCGGGTGTCTGCACCACGACGTGGTCCCCTTCCTCGCTCAACATCCCGATCAGCTTGGAGCAGGAATAGATGACCGAAGGGCTGTAAACGATCCAATCTTCGTCGATGTCGGCGGAAAAGCGCCGGGCAAACCAGCGGCGGACGGCCCCCTTGAATTCCCGGTGGTTCCATCGGGTATACCCGAAGATCCCGTGCTTCACCCGGTTTTCCAGGGCCTTGAGGATGGCCGTCGGCGACGGG
The Planifilum fimeticola genome window above contains:
- a CDS encoding MurR/RpiR family transcriptional regulator — protein: MKRWMPERQNLSPLEQRVLDYLFDHPERVIRCKAEELAKTLFVSTATISRTCQALGFRGFQELKYALQQELLKEPGGNGAPETFPLQKHVDRFRRDFEETIRQLDYEKIRQAAALIRESPRIEFFGVGNSLFPCLDAAKKLTFAGKWCNARTDWDDLEVTAQSMTGDDLAFLVSYSGETQSILHFARTLKANGVKMISLTGPHPNRLEKMADLVLKGHMTDCYFGNLDLCSRFPMNLLLDLVIIEYIRRWKAPSQSGEP
- a CDS encoding MalY/PatB family protein; this translates as MKYDFDRVIDRRGTHCTQWDYVEDRFGMPDLLPFTISDMDIPSPTAILKALENRVKHGIFGYTRWNHREFKGAVRRWFARRFSADIDEDWIVYSPSVIYSCSKLIGMLSEEGDHVVVQTPAYDAFHPMVKALRRRWVPNELKDVQGRYELDFADLEKKLAHPKAKILLWCSPHNPTGRVWRRWELEEVIRLCRKHRVAVISDEIHMDIVYAPGRHIPITQVADGHLEGVFLCTSASKTFNIPGLGGSYAILPNPDIRRRFLTTLKERDGLSSASIPGTLATIEGYNHAEDWVDSLVEYLQDNMKAVSSFLRRHLPEFRFTMPEATYLAWIDASRTPFTEEELQEALIRRGKVAIMPGSVYGANTASFLRMNVGCPRSKVLEGLKRMKTAVDQLHRDLGD